TTTCGGATTTcactattttaattaattacagtaatattattatttttactgcattttatttttgtaataaatcCTGCAAGCCACCTAGAATCTGTTCAGGCAGCAGACAAATCTCACAcctaaaccaacaaacaaaccaccACCCTGATCAGGTAGGAGGAGGGCAGAAGGATTTCTATCCAGAAAATGAATTCTAGGGAGCTTGCGCTGTAGGACACAGGATCAATGTATCTCTCAGGATGCAAGAAAGAACTTCCCATTTGATGCAACCTTAAAAGGAAATCCAAGGCTTTTGTGCAGGCCCGCAACTGGGGTCGgggtcacccagggcaaacatagattccgcgcccattttggcacccccccagcatggcacccgggcacatgccccgcttgcccccgcacagttgcggccctgcttttGTGCTTGCAGATGTTATGAAACTTGGGACAGGAGAAAGGAACTGAATGTACGTATGAAGATGCAGATGctcttttaattttggaaaatgtCCTAAGGCCTCACACACACCTGCAAGCTTATAGCAACATCTCTTTAAATTTAAGGTTGGGTTTAAGTTAGACTTCCTTCTGGGAAAGTCTGGTCTTTGTCCATAGGCCATTGCTTATAAATGCCACAGGTAGATTCACTGCCAGACAATGACCAAAGTCCCACTGATTGACTaagattatttcctttttttttaacttattaaaGAAGTCTTTTACAAATTAGAAACAAaccaaaattaaagaaaaaaggaagaaaggaaaagtaaaagtgataagtaaatagaaaagaaatgaaagaaaaataaagagaaaaatggtataaagaagcggcttccgcttttctttacagcagttataaatgcatttatattttatcctatCTGTTTATAGTTACAgcgtggctcccttctttccatattctaccctttctaatcgtcAAACCCATTGatcataagttcttttttttttttctgttttcagcaaaaagtccataaagggtttccagtcacggTCTAAGATTATTTCCCAAAGGCACTGCAACATTTGAAAACCAGTCTGGTCCAACCAACTTGGCTTCTCTCCAGCACATGGGGCCAGTCCAGTCTTCTGCGACTCGATGCCCTGACATTTCTGGACTGCACCTCCCATGTTGGACTCGATGGGAGCTGAAGGACAGTCGAAAGCAGCCGAGTCTCAGATGTATGAAGCGAGGTATGAAGCAAGCTGAgtcgtcaccttttagaaggccGAATGCTGCCGACGGAATGTACTGTTCAAATAACTCCTTGCGCAGTCAGACATTTGCACATTGTCTTTTCTGGTTGGCTTTTAACCCAGAATGAGATTATTTTATCGGGACTGCCTGATTCAAGGAATGCCTATTTGTAGGGTGTTCGGGACTAGGATCCTTCTTACtctgttgctgttttatttttttaacatgccTCAAAGTCTACCCTTTTGGATGATGGAATCTCTCCCTTAAGAAATGCTGCCTGCCAGGTTGCTCCAGGGAGGGGTGTGACTAAAAACACCACAGTAAGGGGACCTACCAGGGATACCTGTGAGGAAGGGGGGCAAGTTGCCTTGCCATAAAATgtgttaattggaaaaggtgcgCCTGGAcgcctcctgatttttggctgccCTAGACTGACCCACTTCCCCTCctactctcccccaccccatggcTATGTTGCCTGGCAGGTATTCTCCATTTCCCTGGGGAGAGACCATAAAAGGCTGGATTGCCTGATAGATCTACAGGAATCTGCTGAAGTTCTTTGCACTCTGGAGATGCCGATCCAGATACGGATGCAAAAAACAGAAACTCTTGAAGAAAACCAGCTCAGCTGCTGGGATGACAACGGAGGAAGCCGTTCTTTTCCTCTCTGAAGACAACACCTCGGAGGCAATCGGAGTCATGATCACTTCCCCTCCAGTGGTCCCACACTCCCACAGGCCCTTTGGGTTTCattcagcagcagcaaagaagagCATCCCAAATGTGTCACCACTATGAAACCTCCCACCAGGGAGGGTGTGAGAGGGAAGGAATGTGCAACCTCCAGAGGATATAAAAGCTTGGCCAGCAGCCGTCCTTCAAAGATCTCAAGTGGAGACCAGGTGAATCTTGCGGAGGAACAGGCAGCCagaggagagggaaggagaaaacgTGGAAGATGGCTTGGCTCAAGCTCACAATACAGCTCTTCTTCCTCGGGGTCTCGCTGGTTTCACCCGCTTACTTCCAACAGCCCCCCTGCGAGATTGTCAAGAAGACGGTGGCACGAGGCTCCTTCAAGCTGGACGTGGAACCTCTTTATTACGAGCCGGGGGAAATCTATACAGGTATGTGCGCCTGGCAGGACCCACCCGGATGCTGCAAAACGTGTCTTGACTTTGTTCTTTGCTGTGCGGAGTTTCAGGCTGCCTCTCGCCAAATTTCAGCTCCTCATATTAGGATCACCTCCTGGTTCCAGCAGACACCCACAGAATTAGCAGAacactccttctgatttttaaaagaatctccCAGAAATTAGGTGGCCCCGAGTGCAGTTTGACGCGTGCTATTCCTTGACAACAGCAGGATTGCAAGCCACTGGGCTTCTTCCCAGAGGTCTTGCCATCCAGGTTGGAAACAGGAGAGGGGCAGCTCTGACCCAGTGGCTCTCTGACAATGCAGGACGCGTTGTACAACCTGTAAAATGAGGAATTACGGATGACCTATAGTGCAGGTTTGTGGGGGCAAAGAAGAACGGTGTGTGGTTAGAAAGGTTTCCGCCTGGGAAAAATGCTTTAGCAAACAGCCCCCCACCCTTTCTGTGCAGCTATCAATGAGCAGCTTTTCAACAGAGAGTCCAGTCGAGGAGAAAGGAAGATGCAAAGTGTAATTCAGCCCAGCAGAACCTGCAGGTAGAAACAGAGATGTCCACAAGGAGGGTCAGAAAAGGCTCAGTGACGGCCGCAAGCACTCAgtcgcagctgccatcttggcttttttgacacacaccccTCCCGCAGATGCCCCTGCGTGTGGGCCATGTATAATgggctgtgggaatgaccttgggagacaggaggaagagctgcagcctagtcGGCAGTCTGATAAGAAAGGTCTGAgcccaaaggagggatgggggtagagcaagcatctcagaagggaccctccctggctctctggaaagcaaaggcaggggaggggagaagggcttccagacttgcaagattctgttgctataacccagtatttctcaaccttggcaactttaagataggtggacttcaattcccagaattccccatccagtgctggatagggaattctgggaattgaagtccacctatcttaaagttgccaaggttgagaaatgctgctgtaaccttacaataaagatagtgttaatactcatggttttggttctGTCCAGACCACCTCGAAGAGCTGACATCATGTCAGTGGGGAGCATTGTGTTCAACCCCACTTGAGCACTGCGTTTTCTTGAGCCCTTGTAGACCTCCTCAGCACATGAGCCAGCACAGACTTGAACCCACAGCTGAACTCCACAAGCAGTGGAGCGCTGCAATGTCCTTTTCCAAAGAGCGAGGGAGAATTCCCCAGTTCTTCCCACCTTAAAAGACAGTCACAAATGGGGCCCCTCTTTTACCACTTGCACTGCAAGGCTTGGGGGGCGATGCCTCTGGCCGCAACATCAGGGAGAGACGGCCTCTTGGCCTGGACATACGAAACGAGCCAGGATTATTTCACCCCTTGCCAAGCAAAGAGGCTCAGGGCGCCTCTGCAGACCTACCCCACATGTCTGAATGGGTGGCTAAATAGCTTTCCCACTGGCTCTGCATTGTAGAAGCCCTTACAAATTTCCAAGACAGGCGAACGCTGGAAGCCAAGGGCATCTCTCTGACCCCAAAGGGCTGCAATTTCAGTTCAGGCCAAGGAAACAGCAGAAGGAGGGACATGACACCCTTTGCCATAGGCTGCTTAACAGGGAGACTGAACAGACGTTGGGTTTACAGACATTCATGGGTAGATCAGACCACATTCTGGCAAGGGAGGACAATTCTAAGTTCTATCAACTCAGAGGCATCCTAAAATTTCCTTCTCATCCAGAAGAGACCTGTAAGATTGGAATAATAATGAGGGGGAGGTTTTCAAACCATTTGGCCTCCGCCAAGGCAGGCTGGCTGTCTTGTGCCCCATCGCAGAAGCTGAACCTGAGGCCAGCCAAGGAAACAGTCAGCGCATTGGTTCATAAGGCTGTTTTTTCCATTTCGCAACTCGCTCGTTTATGCCAACCAGCCGCATTCAATCGAAACGCAATCTGGGATTAGCCGCACCTTATGAGTCAGATGCAGCCCACAGACAGGAATGCTGGAAGTCCAGACCCAGCCTGGCTTTAGACCtcctggaattttcctccagcatctcATCACCCGAAGGCACTTTTGCGTTTTATTCTCCCAAATAAAAATACCTTTcactttctcctttcctctccagtATCTATTAGCGGAGCACAGAATGCCACCTCGGTTATCTTACAAATTGTGCCTCCTGAGCACACTTTTGGGGGCCTGTGGGAAGAGGAAAACCGACTGGTCAGCTGCAGTGCCATGGAAAGCGTGATGCAGAAAAACTTCTCCGGCCCTGGCACCATGACCCGCTGGATTTCCCCAAGCGCTCCCAGCACTGGATCTGCGCAAATAAGGTGAGGTCCCCAACGGCTTGCTAGGAGGAGGCATCCCAAAGAACGGACAGCTCCAGGGAGCTTGCAACGCACTCTTCAAATGTTCCTGCTCTTCCTTCAAAGGATTCAGGATTCGCACAAACACATGCATGGCTTCTCatgtgcacacacgcacacgcacacccCTACTTTTCATCTTCACTGCAATCCTGTGAGGAAAGTTAGACTGAAAGATTAACAAACCAAGGgtcaactttaaaaaatggagaaagatttTTCAGCCCCAAGCTAAATAGAACTTCCATTTACCAGGGAAGTATATCGAACAAGAGAAGCAGAGGACAGGCACATGGCCTCTTCAGGCCCTTCTTTTCGGCTTCCCCGGGGCCGGCCGTTCAAGTCATCCAGCATCTCTGAGCCTGTTCTTTTCATCCAGCTCCCTGGTCGGGGTGGGGCACCCTTCCTTCCTAAATGTCCGAAAGGAGAAGCCCACTGCCCCTTTGGTAGACGTACCACAGCTTTAGCAACACGCAGGGGACTGAATTAAACAGCTTACTCAGCCTCCTTGTTTTCTACGACTTTTAGGCCTTTCACCAAGCATGCGAAATTAATTCAAGAATTGCCATAACAGATGAGATGAGGAAGATTAATTAGAAAGTCAAAGGAACATGTTTTGTGTAAGAGAAGCCATGAGAAAAGAATTATTTCTCAGATGAGAAGCCGTCAAAATTAAGGATTTAAGTTGATCGTCAGGTAGCAACGGCCTGATCCGATGGCTCAGCACTCATCTGAGAAAGGCACTTACAGTCCCCTATTTTCAGTTAGTGCTGTccagttttgggggggggggcattttgccTGTCCCAGACTTTAATCCATCACCAGTTATATGAGGCAAAGTTTACTTCAGAGGAAGCTCTAGGAACAGCACTTCACACGCCAGAAGGCCGTTGCTGAAATTTGAACTCTTCCTGCCGGCGGAGTCAAATCAGGGACTCGCAGGTGCCAGACATGACAAAACTTGCACCAAAGGTGAGCTTATACCACCTGCCAGCGACggaataattattttattcctCTTACGATTAATCAGCATTTTTATTCTATGGTTGTGATCACCAGGGAATGCCTTGTAAAGAGGGCTACAAATCACTGAATATTGGTGATGGTCAAGCTGGCCTCAGTCTGGTGCCTCCCAGTTCTGGGAACTGTACGCCCAGCACGACAGGATGCCATGCATTTGAAACTGGAATTAAACAGTTCTTGCTTTCCTAAAGTCCTTTTGAGACTTTCTATGGATccagcttccttcctttcttcaatcctgttcctttctgcttttttttttctttttcatcctcacatgtgcagggtccacttttttatTTCCCCCTGGATCAACTGAACAGTGACccattggttgcgacaggaaCTGACCAACCggcttgttgcctgagcctgacatcatgggctgagagagggggactggcccaaggtcaccacccagccggctttcaggcctgaggcggcactagaactcaccgtctcccagtttctagcctggcgccttcaccacgacgccagactggctctcatgttctttctgcttgtttgtttcaaAACAGGGCCTTCGTCTCCTTTGCCAACGGGACCACCCTGCTGCAGACCAAGACCGTGGAAGGAGGTAATTTTAGCAGCTTTCTCCTCCCTAGGAAAACTGCTTGGGAGAATATTGATATTTGCAACTATAGTTTGGTTTTGTGGCCCCCCAGCCAGTTTGGTTATTTTGCGGTTCAAAGCATTGAGCGAAGCTAGAATATGGATGGATTCGGCGAAGGAATTCAGCGTGTTGTGTGAAAGCAGGCCAAGCACAGGCGCCAGCCGTTAACTGTGCTCTTAGCATCCTGCCTCAAACTCTGCAGATGCTCAGGGTGGTGCACAAAACTTGTGCGCTGTACTGCGTTGCCGTCCTTTCCCAAGAAAGCCCGGGAGACAGGTGTGTCCACAGGGGACGagcaaaagagtcaagatggcaggagTGACAGGGCAGGTGAAACCCCAGTGCCCCTGAAAACCAGGCAAAGCTTTCGTCTCACCtcagcttgactttttttaccatcccctgtggacatccctgctgGAAGGTGAGGGTTTCCCAAAGATGTTTGGGTTGGCATCACAGGAAATAGGTCCCTCCGCTTCTCCAAGTCTCCACCAGCAACAGGACTCCACTAATCttgcttccatttttccttccagAGTTGGTCGCCTCAAGGTCATCCTCGGTCCCCCAGCCAACCAGCAGCACCCCCAAGCCAGCTGTTCACAACAACCCTACTGACGGTCACCTCCACATCAACTCCACTGTAGTCCACCATAATTTTGCATCTTCCCACCAGTGGACAAAAAATCCACACAGTTCAGTCTCTGTGGCCCAAGCCAGTTC
This genomic interval from Candoia aspera isolate rCanAsp1 chromosome 9, rCanAsp1.hap2, whole genome shotgun sequence contains the following:
- the LOC134502547 gene encoding placenta-expressed transcript 1 protein-like is translated as MAWLKLTIQLFFLGVSLVSPAYFQQPPCEIVKKTVARGSFKLDVEPLYYEPGEIYTVSISGAQNATSVILQIVPPEHTFGGLWEEENRLVSCSAMESVMQKNFSGPGTMTRWISPSAPSTGSAQIRAFVSFANGTTLLQTKTVEGELVASRSSSVPQPTSSTPKPAVHNNPTDGHLHINSTVVHHNFASSHQWTKNPHSSVSVAQASSFLLAIMQLLSVSLGYKLLA